The genomic stretch TCGATCTGAACGTGCAGGCCGTCGACGAGGGTCGCGACCTTGACGACGTTGCCGACGTCCCCGTTGAACCACGCCGCGACCGGCGCGTGCAAGTCGCCAAATCCGTCGTCCCCGAGGCGCATCGCGAACGCCATCTGGTCCGTCGTCGTCCCGAGCTCGATCACGGGCAGCCCCACGCCGACGGGGATCGCCGAGAACGTTCCCGCTGGCGTAGTGACGTCCTCGAAGATCCCGCTCGACAAGAGGAGCCGGACGGGCACGGTGAACGTGATGTTCCGGCCTTTCTCGACGTACCAGTTTGGCGCGTCGAAGCGCCAGGTCGTCCAGGCGTGGACCGTCGCGTTGCTCGAGGCCTCCCATGTCTCGTTCTCTCCGAGCGGGAACGACCAGACGTCGAGGGGCGGGTCGTACGTCGTCTCGATCTTCGCCGTGTACGACACGTTGATCGCCACATCGTAGGTATCGTATTCCGCATAGAACGAGCCGCTGATGTGGACCGTCCGGACCTCCGTGACCTTGGCGAGGTCCGAGGCGCGGTACAGCGTGTACCCGTCGACCGTCGCATCGTTCAGGATGACGGTGGCGTGCAGCATGATCGTGGCGTCCCCGTAGCCCGTCTCCTGCGAGAGGTCGATCACCTTCCCGACATGGTACGTCGCCGCAAGGCTGACGTTGTACTGCGAACCATCCGCCGAGTCGACCGTGCGGGTGATGGTCCCTTCCAACGCCGGGGCGACCCACAGGCTCTGCATGCTCTCGAGATCGGACGAGGCGTTCACGTCGTACGTCCACGAGTCCCCCACGTGCCAGGTCGGCGTGTCGATCGGCCCGGCCTCCGGTTGCGGCGCCGCGCCGTTCGGCGGTTCGAGGCTCATGAGATTCTGGGGCCCGACCGCCACCGCGAAGGCGGTGAACAGCGAGGACGTCACGAGGACGCTGATGAGGAGCGCTTTGTTTTGCATTCGCATCATCGTTGTTCCGGCCTTTACGAGCACTCCAGCTATTTACGAATTGTGATACAGACGTAGAACGGTTAAGCATGTTGAATCGATTTTATCTTTTGAGAATGAATGTCGCCATGCGGCGGGTCGGGAATCTGCGTGCTCCACATCGGTTCAACCGTTGGATCTTCGAAGGGATGTTCCTCGGATGGGGGGCGCTGACGAGCCTCGTCCTCGTCGCGGTACTCGCGGTCGTGACGACGGTCACGTCCGAGCCCTTTGCTATCCTCCTCGTCCTGGCGGTGTTCACTCTGGTGTGGTGGCACTTGCTTTGGATTTCGTTCGAGCGAGGGAGCGGCGTCCGCTAACCCGCGTCACCAAAGCCCTTAAGCCCGTCGCGTCATCTCCGGGCCGTCCCGGGCCACGCCTGCGGGCGGGGTGGGCCATGGTCGACGTTTCCGAGGAACTGATTGCAGGTCTCAAGAAGAAGGCCGTGGTCCTCCGGAAGCACATCATCCGCATGACGAACAACGTGCAGAGCGGCCACCCCGGAGGCTCGATGTCCGCGTGCGACATCGTCACCGCGCTCTACTTCCACGTCCTCCGCGTCGATCCGAAGCGGCCGGACTGGCCGGACCGGGACCGGTTCGTCCTGAGCAAGGGCCATGCGTGCCCCGTCTGGTATGCGGCCCTCGCCGAACGCGGATTCTTTCCGGTTGACGAGCTGATGACGTTCCGCAAGATCAACAGCCGCCTGCAGGGCCATCCGGAGATGGGCACCACGCCGGGCGTGGAGAACGCGGCGGGCGCGGAAGGGCAGGGCCTCTCGTTCTCCGTGGGTCTCGCGCTCGCCGCTCGGATGGACCACCAAGGCTGGCGCGTGTACTGCGTCATGGGCGACGGCGAACAGGACGTCGGGCAGACATGGGAAGCCGCGATGGCGGCATCGAAGTACGGGCTCGATAATCTCACCGCGTTCATCGACCGAAACGGGATTCAGCAGGAGGGCCGCACGGAGGACATCATGCCGCTCGAGCCGCTTGCTGAGAAGTGGGAGGCGTTCAACTGGCACGTCCTCACGATCGACGGGCACGATTTCCGGCAGATCCTCGCGGGGATCGAAGAGGCCCAGCGGACGCGGGGCCGGCCCACGGTTGTCGTCGCGCGGACCGTGAAGGGGAAAGGCGTGTCCTTCATGGAGAACAAGATCAAGTACCACGGCGCCGCGACGACCGACGAGGAGCTGAAGCGCGCCCTCGCGGAGCTCGATGCGCAGGAGGCCGCGATTTGACGGGCCCGTGGAAGTTGGAGAGCCAGCGGTCGTACTTCGGGAAGGCACTCGTCGAGCTCGGCCGCCGCAATCCCGACGTCGTCGTGGTCGGGGCCGACACGACGGAGTCCCTGAAGGCAATCGACTTCGGGAAGGCGTTCCCCGACCGCTTCTTCCAGCTCGGGATCGCGGAGCCCAACATGATCAGCGTCGCCGCAGGCCTCGCCGCCGCGGGCAAGATTCCCATCGCCGCGACGTACAGCGTCTTCGGGAGCGGGCATACGTACAACGTGATCCGCCAGAACGTCGCGTACACGAACCTGAACGTGAAGATCTTCTGCTCCCACGCCGGGCTGAGCGTCGGCCCGGACGGCGCGACGCACCAGATCAACGAGGACATCGGCGTGATGCGCGGGATCCCACGCATGACGGTCCTCGTGCCCGCGGACGGCCCGGAGACGGCGAAGTGCGTCGATGCCGCCGCGGCGATGAAGGGCCCCGTCTACTGTCGCTTCTCCCGTTCGGACGTGCCCACGATCACGTCGATGGGCGACGAG from Thermoplasmata archaeon encodes the following:
- a CDS encoding transketolase C-terminal domain-containing protein translates to MTGPWKLESQRSYFGKALVELGRRNPDVVVVGADTTESLKAIDFGKAFPDRFFQLGIAEPNMISVAAGLAAAGKIPIAATYSVFGSGHTYNVIRQNVAYTNLNVKIFCSHAGLSVGPDGATHQINEDIGVMRGIPRMTVLVPADGPETAKCVDAAAAMKGPVYCRFSRSDVPTITSMGDEFAVGRARVLRDGSDVTLVGSGLMVARCLEAADALARQRIDARVINLSTVKPLDVATIDRAARETGAIVTAEEHTIVHGIGAAVASVVVANHPVPVACVGVQDVFGESGEAEEILRKYGLTSDRIVEAARGVLKRRGM
- a CDS encoding transketolase, producing MVDVSEELIAGLKKKAVVLRKHIIRMTNNVQSGHPGGSMSACDIVTALYFHVLRVDPKRPDWPDRDRFVLSKGHACPVWYAALAERGFFPVDELMTFRKINSRLQGHPEMGTTPGVENAAGAEGQGLSFSVGLALAARMDHQGWRVYCVMGDGEQDVGQTWEAAMAASKYGLDNLTAFIDRNGIQQEGRTEDIMPLEPLAEKWEAFNWHVLTIDGHDFRQILAGIEEAQRTRGRPTVVVARTVKGKGVSFMENKIKYHGAATTDEELKRALAELDAQEAAI